One window of Dysidea avara chromosome 11, odDysAvar1.4, whole genome shotgun sequence genomic DNA carries:
- the LOC136239505 gene encoding uncharacterized protein produces MECIIEMPLLLVLLFSLVPLVVSQLTCIRDFYDAEEAILNGSLRVLPDISDAFYPTSEHRTDYVTVRYQYALNCSDGGSSNFSHLSNATFSYIWASSSVYLVVEPNSVKHFTLGIVDVYQGSLYINLQCLCPPPELGAAKAILNRLTAYLQCYAKLHTKPERDDDCKTTSFIERYNPHDPLYKKVDDVITSIKTVLWLSLIFMFFLQFKLLVPIYTTIYKHQKEAFCYVWAVFFTGVLIFVLVLAEDIDSNLLNLDSSSSNDYKEVITGVYVSWVFGLLAALWFPKHIRFPVPVLTELFDILQLINTGVFAVLTFIIQTLCIWLMFCLIQLLTVHVMFFLVAVLAKPVVVMVSAAYMLTFVALTISGTSVMLEVISLRRISPHRVVMSRNSYKRDMFNFITSLLLPIFIVAVLLVTYEFSDKLGSTFDITGVPAAIVGIVQAVVLFVLSVAIRKKKFRQIFDEVEDESRHKFLYDDDHNTLSEDYSSINDS; encoded by the exons ATGGAGTGTATTATTGAGATGCCCTTACTGTTGGTCTTGTTGTTTTCACTGGTACCACTTGTTGTAAGTCAGTTGACTTGTATTCGTGATTTCTATGATGCAGAAGAAGCTATTTTGAACGGATCTCTTAGGGTACTACCTGACATATCAGACGCGTTTTACCCCACATCAGAACACAGGACAGACTATGTCACTGTACGCTACCAGTATGCGTTAAACTGCAGCGATGGTGGTAGTTCTAACTTCAGCCATTTGTCTAACGCCACCTTCAGCTACATCTGGGCCAGCTCCAGTGTGTACCTGGTTGTGGAGCCTAACTCAGTAAAGCATTTTACTCTTGGGATAGTGGATGTCTACCAGGGCAGCCTGTACATAAACCTGCAATGTCTGTGTCCACCTCCTGAACTAGGCGCAGCTAAAGCAATTCTGAACAGGTTGACAGCATAT TTGCAGTGCTATGCGAAACTGCATACTAAGCCAGAAAGAGATGATGACTGCAAGACTACCAGTTTTATTGAACGATACAACCCTCATGACCCCCTATACAAGAAGGTTGATGATGTTATCACCTCCATCAAGACGGTGTTATGGCTGTCCCTTATCTTCATGTTCTTCCTACAGTTCAAACTGTTAGTTCCAATTTATACTACAATCTATAAACATCAAAAAGAGGCCTTCTGTTATGTCTGGGCTGTGTTCTTTACTGGTGTGCTGATATTCGTACTAGTCTTGGCAGAAGATATAGATTCAAATCTTCTAAATTTAGATTCATCATCATCAAATGACTACAAAGAAGTGATAACAGGTGTCTACGTCTCTTGGGTGTTTGGTTTGTTGGCTGCCCTGTGGTTTCCTAAGCACATCAGGTTTCCAGTTCCAGTGTTAACAGAGTTATTTGACATACTACAACTGATAAACACTGGAGTATTTGCTGTGCTAACATTTATCATTCAAACACTTTGTATATGGTTAATGTTCTGTTTGATACAACTATTGACTGTGCACGTCATGTTCTTTTTGGTGGCTGTACTGGCTAAACCTGTTGTTGTAATGGTGTCAGCGGCTTATATGCTCACTTTTGTGGCCTTGACAATATCAGGAACAAGTGTTATGTTGGAAGTCATATCACTGCGTAGAATTAGCCCTCACAGAGTAGTGATGTCTAGAAATTCTTATAAGCGAGATATGTTCAACTTTATAACATCATTGCTGCTACCAATTTTCATTGTTGCTGTTCTGCTTGTTACGTACGAGTTCTCTGATAAACTAGGAAGCACATTTGATATTACTGGGGTACCGGCAGCCATTGTAGGGATTGTGCAAGCTGTTGTTTTATTCGTGTTGAGTGTCGCCATCAGGAAGAAAAAATTCCGGCAGATTTTTGATGAAGTTGAGGATGAGAGTCGACACAAGTTTTTATATGATGACGATCACAACACTTTATCAGAGGATTATTCTTCTATAAATGACAGTTAA